From the genome of Blautia pseudococcoides, one region includes:
- a CDS encoding accessory gene regulator B family protein: MKERIEKFSNHLISQISTSKEDREVLEYGLHQSLIILLNLLSVLICGFFWKLLLFGLLLFLTLFFLRPYAGGFHADTEIRCYMVSIGIINLAMAGVKFINMSNSIMIILYMSSFLIIWKNAPVVNSINPLENIEILKYSQKAKRIIIGYSLIAGFGIYLQNSTIYEPIFYGILIAALSDLIGKYKYRENTAHKNILV, encoded by the coding sequence ATGAAGGAAAGAATTGAAAAATTTTCAAATCATTTAATATCACAAATTAGTACGAGTAAAGAAGATCGTGAAGTATTAGAATATGGATTACATCAAAGCTTGATAATTTTATTAAATTTGTTATCCGTATTGATTTGTGGTTTTTTCTGGAAGTTATTATTGTTTGGTTTGTTACTTTTTCTTACACTGTTTTTTCTTCGACCATATGCCGGAGGATTTCATGCGGACACAGAAATCAGATGCTATATGGTGTCTATTGGGATTATAAATTTAGCAATGGCCGGAGTAAAGTTTATAAATATGTCGAATAGTATAATGATTATCTTATATATGAGTTCATTTTTAATTATTTGGAAAAATGCACCAGTAGTTAATTCTATTAATCCCTTGGAAAATATTGAAATATTGAAATATTCCCAGAAAGCGAAGCGGATTATAATAGGATATAGCTTGATTGCTGGATTTGGAATATATTTGCAAAATAGTACAATATATGAGCCTATTTTTTATGGAATATTAATAGCAGCACTATCTGATTTAATAGGTAAATATAAATATAGAGAGAATACTGCTCATAAAAATATTTTGGTTTGA
- a CDS encoding cyclic lactone autoinducer peptide, whose protein sequence is MNRKVSKTIGYLVRKVAERDANTSCPFWGYQPKLPEAVRKLKKS, encoded by the coding sequence ATGAATAGGAAAGTGTCTAAAACAATTGGTTATTTAGTAAGAAAGGTAGCAGAAAGAGATGCCAACACCAGCTGCCCATTTTGGGGATATCAGCCGAAACTACCGGAAGCAGTAAGGAAACTCAAGAAAAGCTAA